In the Benincasa hispida cultivar B227 unplaced genomic scaffold, ASM972705v1 Contig618, whole genome shotgun sequence genome, one interval contains:
- the LOC120069826 gene encoding uncharacterized protein LOC120069826: MEDRVLDRIVQRLVTRVGSIQTDPEKKFNVERLKALGATTFDGATDPEDVEDRKVELATFLLQKGVGKWWKVIVARRSNLEAMSWPEFRKIFEDKYYPSAFREAKRDEFLRLTQGSMTFAKYEQRFSDLSQYALPIIAEEKERCRRFVNGLRRRIHTPITSTTNWVNFTQLVVTAIKVERSVEGRHTTDRCGAAQDSNRDERQTGHFKKDCPQLVHGAQGEQRVVTQVVHQPRATRARGEGSGAIKQKRSAYVLFDPGATHSFISSMSALHIDRVLEHMNDDLFISTPVGDTLVVHEYYRSCEIVIRNGVYGLT, translated from the exons atggaggatcgagtattAGATAGAATCGTCCAGAGATTGGTGACGAGAGTAGGATCAATTCAGACAGATCCAGAGAAGAAATTCAAcgtcgagaggctgaaagctttaggtGCCACGACGTTTGATGGTGCCACAGATCCAGAAGATGTTGAG GaccgtaaggtcgagttagcgACGTTCTTGCTGCAGAAAGGTGTTgggaaatggtggaaagtgatagtgGCCAGGAGAAGCAATTTAGAAGCTATGTCTTGGCCTgagtttagaaaaatatttgaggacaaatactaccctagtgctTTTAGAGAAGCAAAGAGGGATGAGTTtcttaggctaactcagggaTCGATGACGTTCGCTAAGTACGAGCAGAGATTTTCAGAtttatctcagtatgcccttccgatcattgcagaagaaaaagagagatgtAGGAGATTTGTGAATGGCCTAAGAAGGAGGATACATACTCCTATTACCTCTACAactaattgggtgaatttcactcagttagttgtgACCGCTATCAAAGTTGAGCGTAGTGTAGAGGGTAGACATACTACAGACAGGTGTGGAGCAGCACAGGACTCCAATAGAGACGAGAG ACAAACGGggcacttcaagaaagattgtccccaGCTAGTTCATGGAGCACAGGGTGAACAGAGAGTAGTTACCCAGGTTGTACATCAACCTAGAGCAACCAGAGCCAGAGGTGAGGGATCCGGTGCAATTAAGCAAAAGAGG TCCGCTTATGtgttatttgatcctggtgctacacactcattcatatctagcatgtctGCATTGCATATCGATAGAGTGCTTGAGCATATGAATGACGACTTGTTTATTTCTacgcctgtaggagatactctagttgtgCATGAGTATTACAGGAGTTGTGAAATAGTTATTAGGAATGGAGTTtatgggttgacttga